One Pyrofollis japonicus DNA window includes the following coding sequences:
- a CDS encoding RAD55 family ATPase: MNQRGSASTGIQSLDEILCGGVPQGSFVILAGHPGSGKTTLAATSSRQVCGRARKQYM, translated from the coding sequence ATGAACCAGCGAGGAAGTGCTTCTACCGGTATTCAGAGCCTTGACGAGATACTGTGCGGCGGCGTGCCGCAGGGCTCGTTCGTGATTCTCGCCGGGCACCCGGGCTCCGGTAAGACAACGTTGGCGGCCACTTCATCGAGGCAGGTTTGCGGCAGGGCGAGAAAGCAGTATATGTGA